Part of the Spirochaeta isovalerica genome, TTAAGATTACCTACGCTCCCGGGCATCTGACCAGAGATGAAATCGAATCGGTAGGCTATGCCTATGCGGATCTTTCGGAAATGCAGGAGCTGTTTCAGATAGAAAATAAAACAACCGGTTTTCAGAAAGATGCCAACGGCGAAGAGTTTTATTACATCCAGAATCCCGCATTGGGATTATGGTCAAGCAAATAAATTATCAGGTAAGGAACAAGGAGAACATACAATGAAAAAAGCAGATATCGGACTGATCGGTCTGGCGGTTATGGGTCAGAACCTCGTACTGAATATGGCTGACAACGGATACACCGTTGCCGTTTACAACAGAACCACTCAGAAAATGACTGATTTTATAGAAGGTCCGGCAAAGGGATACGATAACATCGTCGGAGCGGAAACCATCGAAGACTTTATCGCTCAGCTTGAAAGACCGAGACGGGTCATGCTTATGGTGAAAGCGGGAGAGGTTGTCGATAAGTTCATCGAAACCGTTCTGCCCCACCTTGAAGAGGGAGATATTATAATCGACGGCGGAAACAGCCACTTCCCCGATTCCAACAGAAGGACAAAAGAACTTGCGGAGAAAGGCATACACTTTATCGGAACAGGAGTTTCCGGCGGTGAAGAAGGAGCCAGAAGAGGCCCCAGCATCATGCCCGGCGGTAATGAAAAAGCCTGGCCCTATGTCAAACCTGTCTTTCAGGCCATCAGCGCCAAAACGGAAAACGGCGAAGCCTGCTGCGACTGGGTCGGCAACGACGGCGCCGGCCATTATGTGAAAATGGTCCACAATGGAATCGAATACGGCGATATGCAGCTGATAACAGAAGCCTATCAGCTTCTTCATGAAGCGATCGGCATGAACTATGAGGAAATGCATAAAGTATTTGCCGACTACAACAAAGGGCCTCTCGACTCCTACCTGATAGAAATTACCAGAGATATCCTCGCTTTCAGAGATGATGCAGGAGAACCTCTTGTTGAGAAGATCCTCGATACAGCCGGCCAGAAAGGTACGGGAAAATGGACGGGGATAAGCGCCCTGGATCTGGGAATGCCCGTTACGCTTATCGGTGAATCTGTTTTCGCCCGCTGTCTTTCCGCTCTCAAAGATGAAAGAGTCGCGGCGTCTAAAAAGATCAAGGGACCGGACGTCACTTTCTCCGGAGATAAAGATGAGTTTGTCAAAGATCTGGAACAGGCTCTTCTCTTTGCCAAAATCATATCCTATGCCCAGGGATTCATGCTGATGAAAGAAGCAGCAAAGGAATACAGCTGGAAACTGAATTACGGAGCCATAGCCCTTATGTGGAGAGGCGGCTGTATTATCCGATCGGTCTTCCTGGGAAAAATCAAGGAAGCTTTCGACAAAAATCCCGAGCTGTCAAACCTTATAATGGATGATTATTTCGGAGATATCCTTCAGAAGGCCCAGAACTCTTTGAGAAAAGTCGTGACTGCCGCCGTAACCCTGGGAATCCCCGTACCGACCTTGTCCACCGCGCTGGCTTTCTTTGACGGCTACCGTTCGGAAAGGCTCCCGGCAAACCTTCTCCAGGCTCAGCGGGACTATTTCGGCGCGCACACTTATGAAAGAACAGATAAGCCGAGAGGCGAGTTTTTCCATACAAACTGGACAGGAACAGGCGGAAACGTTTCTTCAACCACCTACGAGGTATAGGAAATGGCTCATAATCCAAGACTGGATACCATTCTCAACCTGATTCACACTTATCGGCAGATCTCCGTAACGGAGCTGACTGAACGGCTGGGTGTGTCTCAGGTGACAATCAGAAAAGATCTGACGAGACTGGAGGAGCAGGGACTTATAATCCGGAGCCACGGAGGAGCCAGTCTGGCGCAGACCGTCGCTCCCCTGCCCACCGTCAATTCCAGAAGGGAAACCTTCTACGAAGAGAAAAACAGAATAACGGCCCGGGCCGTGGAGCTGATCCGCGACGAGGATTCAGTCTGTATAGATGCGGGTGCGACGACGCAGCTGCTGGCGGAGAAAATTGTTAATATGCCTTTGAGAGTCATAAGCAACAGCCTGGATATTCTGAACCTGCTGGCCTCATCCCGCGATGTGACGCTGACAGCGATCGGAGGAAATTTCAGAGTCAATGCCGCATCATTTATCGGGCCGATTGCCGAAGACGCCGTAAACCAGCTCCAGTTCGATATAGCCTTTATCGGAGCCACAGGGATGACCTCCGAAGGAGACTTTCTTACACAGAATGCCATTGAAGGTCGCTTGAAACGAGCTATGCTCAAGGCAGCCAGGAGAAAAGTCATACTGGCCGATTCCAGCAAATTCGAAGCCAGAGCGTTCTCCATATTCGCCCGTCCCGAACTGGTAGACATATTGATTACCGACAAAGGATTTACTCATGTTGAAAAGTTCCGGGATATGGGAATTGAAGTCATAACAGTTTGAAATAGAGGAGAGAAACATGAAATTGAGTGAAAATTGTAAATACGCCATTCTAACCCCGACCAGCATGGGAGTCCGGCTGACACCGGACAACGGGCAGCCGGTTTATGCGAGCCGCCATTTTGAAATGAGAGCCACAAGTGCCGAATCCAACGTTCTTTCTGTTGCATCCTATCTGGGGATGCCTGCAAAAGTTCTGACCAACTTTGTTAAAGGCAGCCCTATCGCCAGAATTATAAAAGATGACCTGGCTTCCAGACATATTGATTACGAAGGACCGGAAATCGAACAGGGCGGAGCCTGGGGATACCGGCACCAGATTAATATAGCCGATTCAGGATACGGCAATCGCGGTCCCCGAGTCCATAACGACAGAACCGGAGAAGTCGGCCTGACCCTGAACGCCAAAGATTTCGATATGGAGCGGATTTTCGGAGAAGAAGGCGTTGCCGTTGTTCATCTGTCCGGTCTTATAGCCGCTCTCTCACCAGAGACAAGCCAGTTCTGTCTCGCCGTTGCCAGAGCCGCCAAGAAACACGGTTCGCTTATCTCTTTCGACCTGAATTACAGAGCCAGCTTCTGGAAAGGCCGGGAAAAGGAACTGAGCGAAGTTTTCGCTGAAATTGCCCAGGCAGCCGATGTACTTGTCGGAAACGAAGAGGACTTTCAGCTCTGTCTTGGAATCCCCGGACCGGAAGCGGGAGGCGAAGGACTGGGAGCGAAGATAGACAGCTTCAAGGAAATGATAAAAAGAGTGAAAAGCGAGTATTCCAATGCTTCGGTTTTTGCAACAACGCTCCGGGAAGTGGTCAGCACCAATGAACACATGTGGGGGGCCATCATGCTTGAAGGCGATAACTGGTATGTGGAAGAACCGAGATCCATTGGTGTTCTGGACAGGATCGGCGGCGGAGACGGCTTTGTCGGGGGAATGCTCTACGGGATACTGAAAGAATGGGAACCGGAAAAATGGGTTCAATTCGGTTGGGCCACCGGT contains:
- a CDS encoding DeoR/GlpR family DNA-binding transcription regulator gives rise to the protein MAHNPRLDTILNLIHTYRQISVTELTERLGVSQVTIRKDLTRLEEQGLIIRSHGGASLAQTVAPLPTVNSRRETFYEEKNRITARAVELIRDEDSVCIDAGATTQLLAEKIVNMPLRVISNSLDILNLLASSRDVTLTAIGGNFRVNAASFIGPIAEDAVNQLQFDIAFIGATGMTSEGDFLTQNAIEGRLKRAMLKAARRKVILADSSKFEARAFSIFARPELVDILITDKGFTHVEKFRDMGIEVITV
- a CDS encoding PfkB family carbohydrate kinase; this translates as MKLSENCKYAILTPTSMGVRLTPDNGQPVYASRHFEMRATSAESNVLSVASYLGMPAKVLTNFVKGSPIARIIKDDLASRHIDYEGPEIEQGGAWGYRHQINIADSGYGNRGPRVHNDRTGEVGLTLNAKDFDMERIFGEEGVAVVHLSGLIAALSPETSQFCLAVARAAKKHGSLISFDLNYRASFWKGREKELSEVFAEIAQAADVLVGNEEDFQLCLGIPGPEAGGEGLGAKIDSFKEMIKRVKSEYSNASVFATTLREVVSTNEHMWGAIMLEGDNWYVEEPRSIGVLDRIGGGDGFVGGMLYGILKEWEPEKWVQFGWATGALTVTLYTDYCQPADEEQVWSIWEGNARVKR
- the gnd gene encoding decarboxylating NADP(+)-dependent phosphogluconate dehydrogenase; this encodes MKKADIGLIGLAVMGQNLVLNMADNGYTVAVYNRTTQKMTDFIEGPAKGYDNIVGAETIEDFIAQLERPRRVMLMVKAGEVVDKFIETVLPHLEEGDIIIDGGNSHFPDSNRRTKELAEKGIHFIGTGVSGGEEGARRGPSIMPGGNEKAWPYVKPVFQAISAKTENGEACCDWVGNDGAGHYVKMVHNGIEYGDMQLITEAYQLLHEAIGMNYEEMHKVFADYNKGPLDSYLIEITRDILAFRDDAGEPLVEKILDTAGQKGTGKWTGISALDLGMPVTLIGESVFARCLSALKDERVAASKKIKGPDVTFSGDKDEFVKDLEQALLFAKIISYAQGFMLMKEAAKEYSWKLNYGAIALMWRGGCIIRSVFLGKIKEAFDKNPELSNLIMDDYFGDILQKAQNSLRKVVTAAVTLGIPVPTLSTALAFFDGYRSERLPANLLQAQRDYFGAHTYERTDKPRGEFFHTNWTGTGGNVSSTTYEV